In the genome of Pseudomonas sp. Teo4, the window AGCCCAGGCCGCGAGCGGCAGGCTGAGTGCGAGGACGGTTACTACACGGCGGCACATACGCATAAGAACTTACTTACGCAGTTCTACGCGACGGTTCTGAGCCCAGGACTGCTCGTCGTTGCCGGTGGCAACTGGACGCTCTTCGCCGTAGGAAACCAGTTCCAGCTGAGCAGGGGAAACACCCTGCAGAACCAGGTAGCGCTGAACGGCCTTGGCACGACGCTCACCCAGAGCCATGTTGTACTCGCGGGTGCCGCGCTCGTCGGTGTTGCCTTCCAGAACAACGCGGTTGCCGTTGGCTTTCAGGTCCTTGGCGTGAACGTCCAGGGCGCGCATGGCTTCTGGCTTCAGATCCGAGCTGTCGTATTCGAAGTAGAAGGTGGTGATTGCGCGCAGGGCAGCTTCTTCGCTCAGGGAGCCGTCGACAGCGCCAGTGTTGGCACCGTAGCCAGCGTTCGGGTCAACAGCGCCTTCACCAGCGTTGTCACCGCCCTTCGAGGAGCAACCTACAGCTACGGCCATGGCCAGAGCCAGCGCAGCAAATTTACCAAACTTCAGCATTTCCATCGTGAAACTCCTAATGAAACCCCAGTGTGTTAAGCAAAAGTATTACGCCGCAATCAGTTCAGGTAAGGGGACCAGGACGGTTCTCTGACTTCGCCTTGAGCGGTAGGAAGTGGGAGCCTCACGCGGCCATTAAGCGACACGAGCATCAAGACTCCCCGGCCCTGCTGGCGGGTGGCGTAGATTAGCATGGTGCCGTTTGGCGCAACAGTGGGAGACTCATCAAGACTTGTTTCCGAGAGAATCTTTACACTTCCACGTTGCAGGTCTTGTGCAGCCACTTTGAAGTTGGTGAAGCCCTGCTGACGATGAATCATGACCAGGGTCTTTTCATCCGCCGAAAGTTTCGGGTTGGCGTTGTAGTTACCCACGAAAGTTACGCGCTCAGCACCACCACCACCGACCGACTGCTTGTAGATCTGCGGTTTGCCGCCACGGTCGGAGGTGAAGTACAGGGTGTTGCCGTCTTTACCCCAGAACGGTTCGGTATTGATGCCTGGGCCGGCAGTGACGCGGCTGATCTGGCGCGAGGCGACGTTCATCACGTAGATGTCCGGGTTGCCATCCTTCGACAGAACGAACGCCAGGCGGGAGCCATCCGGCGACCAGGCCGGCGCACCGTTCAGGCCTTCGAAGTTGGTCACCTGCTCGCGGCGGCCGGTATCGATGTTCTGCACGAAGATGCGCGGGCGCTTCTGCTCGAACGAAACATAGGCGATACGCTTGCCATCCGGCGCGAAGCGCGGCGACAGGATCGGCTCACGCGACTGCAGCAGGGTCACTGCACGGGCACCGTCGTAGTCCGAACGCTGCAGCGTGTAGCGAGTGTTGTTGGCCGAGAAACGCTCAGCGGTCACGTACAGCATGCGGGTAGAGAACGCACCCTTGATGCCGGTAAGTTTCTCGAACGACTGGTCGGCAATGTAGTGCGCCATGTCGCGCAGCTGGTCAGTGCTGCCTGCCACGCTGCCGGTCAGCACTTGCTGTTCGGTGGCGACGTTGAACAGTGCGTACTGCACCTGCAGGCGACCGCCCGACGGCACGATGCTACCGACCATCACGTACTGGGCACCCAGCGCTTTCCAGTCACGGAAGATGACTTCGCTGCCCTGGGTAGGCTGGCTGATCATGTTCTGACGCGGAATCGGCGAGTAGTAGCCCGAGTTGCGCAGGTCGTTACCGATGATATCGGCCATGTCTTCTGGCAGCACACTGCCACCCTGCAGACCGAACGGCACTACCGCGATGGGCGTGGCCCGATCGCTGCCGCTGGTGACCAGGATGTTCTTTTCCTCTGCCATGGCCATACCAGCCACGCAGCAGAGCATGACCAGCATTCCTCGAAGGAGTTTAATCACAACGCTAGATCCTCAGGTGTAAATGTCATCTTGAACGAACGATAACGGTTGAAATCGCTCGGCTTCATACCCTGCATCTCGGTCAAACGACCAATGTTCTTCACTGCTGCCACCGCCGAACTGTCGAACGGACCGTCGCCACTGGACTTGATCACGTTGACACCGGTGATGGTGCCGTCCGGCAACATGTTGACCTGCAGGGTCACCGTCATGCCCTTTCGCGCGGAAGGCGGACGAGCCCAACCCTCGGCCGCGCGCAGACGGATCAGGTCGTCGAAGTCGCCGGCCACCTGGTCACCCTGCTCGTCGGCCAGGGCCTGCTGCCGCTCGGTGGTGTCGGACAACAGCTCGGCCAGTGCCTGAGCTTTCTTGTCTTCCGCTGCCTTGCGAGCCGCTTCCTGTGCCTTCTTCTTCTGGGCATCTGCCGCGGCCTTTTTCTTGGCCTCTTCAGCTGCCTTCTTCTTCGCTTCCTCGGCCACCGCTTTCTTCTTGGCGTCCTCGGCTGCTTTCTTCTTCGCCTCTTCGGCCGCCTTTTTCTTGGCGTCCTCGGCGGCTTGTTTCTTGGCTTCTTCCTCGGCCTGTTTCTTGGCCTCTTCCTCAGCCTTCTTCTTGGCGATGTCAGCCTGCTGCTTCTCAGCGGCCTTCTTCGCTTCCTCAGCCTTCTTCGACTCGGCGGCTTTCTTGGCCTCAGCGGCTTTGGCCGCTTCCTCGGCCTTCTTCGCTTCGGCGGCTTCGCGGGCCTCCTCGGCCTTTTGAGCGGCGTCGGCTTTCTTTTGTTCCGCAGCCTTCACGGCTTCCTGTTCAACCTTCTTCTGTTCCAGCTGCTCGACTTCGGTCTGGCGCGACGCGGTCTTCTTGGCTTCCCCGGCAATCTTCTGATTGGTCTGGGTGGTCGCCTGGCTCTTGGACTTGAGCTGATACAGCGTCGCCTGGACGATCGGCTTGGAAGGCGGCAGCTCAGGCGTCATCGCAAAACTGACGAACAGCATGGCAAACACCAGCACATGCAGGCCGATGGCCCAGACACTGGGCCAGAAGTAGCTTTCCGAGGCGGATGGCTCTCGCTGCTGCATCAGGGCGCCTCGGTAATCAGGCCAACGTTACCGACACCGGCCTTCTGCAACCCGCCCATGGCGCCCATGACGGCGCCGTAGTCGACAGCCTTGTCGCCACGAATGAAGACCTGGGTCTGTTTGCCCTGGTCGCGACCGGCGGCGATGATCTTAGTCACCGCGCTGGTCATTTCCGGCAAGGTCATGGCCTTGTCCATCTGCTTGTCGGTATCGACTTCACTGCCGAGGTTCCAGTAATAGGTTTTGTCGGCCTTGATGGAGATGGTCAGGACCTGGACGTTGTTGTCCTGCGGCAAGGCTTCACTGGAAACCTTGGGCAGATCGACCTTCACGCCCTGGTTGAGCATGGGGGCCGTCACCATGAAGATGACCAGCAGCACCAGCATCACGTCGATGTAGGGCACCACGTTCATCTCGGCGACCGGCTTGCGTTTGTGGCGAACTCGGGCCATGGGCTTCTACCTGATTACTCTTCGCTGGTGTGCACTTTGCGGTGCAGGATCGCCTGGAACTCGTCGGCGAAGGTGTAGTAACGGCCGATCAGCACTTCGCTGCGGGCAGCGAATCGGTTGTAGGCGATAACCGCTGGAATCGCTGCGAACAGGCCGATCGCGGTGGCGATCAGGGCCTCGGCGATACCCGGGGCAACGGTGGCCAGGGTCGCTTGCTGGGCACTGGCCAGGCCGCGGAAGGAGTTCATGATGCCCCATACGGTACCGAACAGGCCGATGTACGGGCTGGTGGAACCGACGGTGGCCAGGAACGGCAGGCTCTGCTCGAGTTTTTCTTCCTCACGGGAGATGGCGACGCGCATGGCACGACCGACACCTTCCATGACCGCGTCCGGGTCGACACCCGGCTGCTGGCGCAGACGCGAGAACTCTTTGAAGCCGGCACGGAAGACCTGCTCGACACCCGAGTCCGGGTCAGGGTTGCTGCCAGCCTGACGGTACAGCTTGGACAGGTCGATACCCGACCAGAAACGCTCCTCGAAGGCGTCCAGCGCACGACGACCGGCACGCAGCATGGTGCTGCGCTGGAAGATCATGATCCATGAAGTGACCGAGGCAGCCACCAGGGCCAGCATGACCAGCTGCACCACGATACTGGCATTGCTGACCAGACTCCACATGGAGGTATGGTCGACGACGTTAGCTTCCACGCTTATTCTCCTGCATTCGATTGAGTACCCGTGCCGTCCGCCAGGAAGGCGTCACGCAGCTCTGGGGGTATGGCCCGGGGTTTGAAAGTGTCGGCGCGCACGGCGGCCACCAGAAACTGCCCTTCGCAGAGCAGCGTTTCATCCTTTTCCCGCCAGACCTGCTGCACGAAACGCAGGCTGGCGCGATTGAGTTCAAGTACTTGCGCGGTGACCCGGAGTTCGTCATCCAAGCGCGCCGGCGCGTGATAGCGCGCTTCGCTGGAGTGGACCACGAACAGGAGGTTTTCCCCGGCCAGCTGCGCCTGAGAAAAGCCCAGGTGGCGCAACCGTTCAGTGCGCGCACGCTCCATGAATTTCAGGTAATTGACGTAATACACCACGCCACCGGCATCGGTATCCTCGTAATAGACGCGACAACGGTGTGCGAACGGTTCCAGGCCATTTTGCGCGCGCATACTCTAGTGCTTACTCCTCAGCTTGCCAATCCGCTGTGGCAACTGTTTTTTCTTCATTAATGTCTTATTGCCAGCAAGCCTGCGGCATGCCAGCGGTAGGACCACGAAAAGCCGGTTTTGATCTGTCATTCATCGGCTGGTGCGGAAAAGTCCGCTCCCTCCCCCAGCCTTCCGGGCACATTCAGGCCGAAATGCAGGTAGGCATGTCGGGTGACCACACGCCCGCGAGGGGTGCGCATGATGTAGCCCTGTTGGATCAGGTAAGGCTCAAGCACGTCCTCGATGGTATGGCGCTCTTCGCTGATGGCCGCCGCGAGGTTGTCCACGCCCACCGGGCCACCGTCGAACTTCTCGATCATGGTCAGCAGCAAACGACGGTCGGAATGGTCGAAACCACGCTCGTCGACATCCAGCAGGTTCAATGCCATGTCAGCCACGGCCTTGGTGATCTGCCCCTTGCCACGCACTTCGGCGTAGTCACGCACCCGGCGCAGCAGGCGGTTGGCGATTCGCGGGGTGCCGCGGGCGCGCCGGGCAATTTCGAAGGCGCCCTGGTCTTCTATCGAAAGGCCCAGGATATTGGCCGACCGGCTGACGATGGTTGCCAGGTCTTGGTTGTTGTAGAACTCCAGACGCTGGACGATACCGAAACGGTCACGCAACGGGTTGGTGAGCATCCCGGCGCGGGTGGTGGCGCCCACCAGGGTGAACGGCGGCAGATCGAGCTTGATCGAGCGGGCGGCGGGCCCCTCGCCGATCATGATGTCGAGCTGGAAGTCTTCCATGGCCGGGTACAACACTTCTTCGACTACCGGCGAAAGCCGGTGAATTTCGTCGATGAACAGCACGTCATGGGGCTCAAGGTTGGTCAGCATGGCCGCCAGGTCGCCTGGCCGCTCGAGAATCGGGCCCGAGGTGCTCTTGACCGACACCCCCATCTCTTGGGCGATGATGTTGGCCAAAGTGGTCTTGCCCAGCCCGGGCGGGCCGAAGATCAGGGTATGGTCAAGCGACTCGTTGCGACCGCGCGCAGCCTGGATGAACAGGGCCATCTGCTCGCGCACGACGGGCTGGCCGATGTATTCGTCCAGGCGTAACGGTCGAATCGCACGGTCCTGGACTTCTTCACGGTCGCGGCCACTGGCGGCGATCAAGCGGTCGGCTTCGATCACTTGGTAATCATCCCTTTAAGACTGCGGCGGATCAGTTCTTCGCTGCTCAGGCCAGCCTTGTCCTTGATGGCGGATACGGCCTTGCTCGCCTCCTGAGGCTTGTAGCCCAGGGAAACCAGCGCGCTGACCGCATCGGCCTCGGCACTGGATGCACCGCTGACCGGCACCGGGCCATCGGACACCAAGGTGAACATGGCCGGCGAGGTTTCCCAGGCCTTGAAGCGGTCCTTGAGCTCGACCAGCAAACGCTCGGCGGTTTTCTTGCCGACGCCGGGCACGCGCACCAGAGCGGAAGCGTCCTGAGCCTGGACACAACGCACCAGCTCATCGACCTCAAGGCCGGACATCAAGGCCAACGCCAGCTTCGGCCCTACGCCATTGAGGCGGATAAGTTCGCGAAACAGCTCGCGCTCGCGCTTTTCATGAAACCCGTACAGCAGATGCGCATCTTCGCGCACCACCAGATGGGTGTGCACGGTCACCGGCTCGCCCACCTTGGGCAGACGGTACAGCGTGGTCATTGGCACTTCCAGCTCATAGCCCACGCCATTGACGTCGATAATCAGGTGCGGCGGCTGTTTTTCCGCCAGGGTGCCACGCAAACGTCCAATCACGTTCCGATCCTTCCTCTCGGGGAGCCGATCAAAGACCGCTCAACCCTATCAGCAAAAGCAGCGGGTGAACGTTTCACCCGAGCAAAATGTGTATCAGCGCATGAAGCGCTTACAGACGCAAGCGTCCACCACGCCGCCGAGCCGTAGCCAGACCGTGGGGCACCAGGCTGGAGCGGGTATGGGCATGGCATAAGGCAATGGCCAGGGCGTCGGAAGCATCGATCTGCGGTTTTTGAGTCAGCTTGAGCAGGTGCATGACCATCATCCTCACCTGCTCCTTGTTGGCACCACCGGTACCGGCCACGGCCTGCTTGACCTGGGTGGCGCTGTACTCGGCGATTTCCAGGCCTGCCTCGGCGGCAGCGACGATCGCCGCGCCACGGGCCTGGCCGAGCTTAAGCGCAGAGTCGGCATTACGCGCCATGAACACCCGCTCGATGCCCATGGTCACCGGGCCATGCTGGCTGATGATTTCGCTTACGCCACGAAAGACGATCTGCAAACGCTCATGCAGCTCGCCACTGCCTGTGCGGATGCAGCCCGACGCCACGTACTCGCAACCACGCGCGGTTTGGCGTACCACGCCATAACCGGTGATGCGCGAGCCTGGGTCGATACCAAGAATCAGAGTCATAACACCTGCAGAGCTTTACAATTTTCACCGACCTATTCGCGGGCAAGCCCGCTCCCACATGGGTCGCACGGACACTGTGGGAGCGGGCTTGCCCGCGAATAGGCCCTCAAGGCCAAAGCAGGAACCTTAGCCAAGTTTCTCCATGATCTCGTCAGAAATCTCGGCGTTGGAATAGACGTTCTGCACGTCATCCAGGTCCTCGAGCATGTCGATCAGCTTCAGCACCTTCTCAGCGCCATCCTGGTCCAGTTCGGCACTGGTGGTCGGCTGCATGACGATTTCAGCGTCCGCGGCCTTGAAGCCAGCTTCTTCCAGGGCATTACGCACGGCATAGAAGCTGTTGAACGAGGTAAACACATCGAACGAACCATCTTCGTTGGCCACGACGTCATCGGCATCGGCCTCCATGGCCGCTTCCATGAGCGAATCTTCGTCAATACCCGGAGCAAAGCTGATTTGCCCCTTGCGCTCGAACAGGTAGGCCACCGAACCGTCGGTACCCAGGTTACCGCCACATTTGGTGAAGGCATGGCGTACGGCCGCTGCGGTACGGTTGCGGTTGTCGGTCATGGCTTCGACCATGATGGCCACACCGCCCGGGCCGTAACCTTCGTAGCTCAGCTCTTCGACGTTATCGTTTTCGTTGGTACCCGCACCGCGGGCAACCGCCCGATCGATGATGTCGCGGCTCATGTTGGCGCCCAACGCCTTGTCCAGCGCCAGACGCAGGCGTGGGTTGGAGGCCGGATCAGGCCCGCCTTGCTTGGCGGCGACCGTCAACTCGCGGATCCACTTGGTGAAGATCTTGCCTCTCTTGGCATCCTGGCGCTCTTTGCGGTGCTTGATGTTCGCCCACTTGGAATGACCAGCCATATCGACTCCAAAATCCTTGAAACAGAAACAAGTTCCGCCCCGTAGGGCGGAACGCGTGAGATCTTGCGCCGAAGCGCATGGGCGCAACCTTGCGGGTGCGCCCGCGGCCCGCTTACTCGACCTTGGTCTGCTCGCGCAGACGAATGTGCAGCTCGCGCAGGGCCTTGGCGTCGACCATGCCAGGGGCCTGGGTCATGACGCACGCGGCGCTCTGGGTTTTCGGGAAGGCGATCACTTCACGGATCGACTGGGCGCCGGTCATCAGCATGACCAGACGATCCAGACCAAAGGCCAGGCCGCCGTGTGGCGGAGCACCGAACTTCAGGGCGTCGAGCAGGAAGCCGAACTTCTCTTCCTGTTCTGCAGCCTCGATGCCCAGCAGGCGGAACACCGCCTGTTGCATCTCTTTGCGGTGGATACGAATAGAACCGCCACCCAGTTCGGTACCGTTGAGGACCATGTCGTAGGCACGGGACAGGGCCGTGGCCGGGTTGGCCTCGAGCTCTTCCGGGGTGCACTTCGGCGCGGTGAACGGGTGGTGCAATGCGGTGAAGCTGCCGTCTTCGTTCTCTTCGAACATCGGGAAGTCGACCACCCACATCGGTGCCCACTCACAGGTCAGCAGCTCGAAGTCGTGACCCAGGCGGATACGCAGCGCGCCCAGGGCTTCGCTGACGACCTTGAACTTGTCGGCACCGAAGAACACGATGTCGCCGTCAACCGCGCCAACGCGATCGAGGATGTTGTTCAGGTTGGCCTCAGGAATGTTCTTGACGATCGGCGACTGCAGACCTTCGACGCCCTTCGCACGCTCGTTGACCTTGATGTACGCCAGGCCCTTGGCACCGTAGATGCCAACGAACTTGGTGTACTCGTCGATCTTGCTGCGCGGCATGCTGGCACCGCCCGGCAGGCGCAGCGCGGTCACGCGGCACTTCGGATCGTTGGCCGGGCCGGCGAAGACCTTGAAGTCGACGTCTTTCAGCTGGTCGGCAACGTCAACCAGTTCCAGCGGAATACGCAGGTCCGGCTTGTCGGAACCGTAGCGACGCATGGCCTCTTCGAAGGTCATGTGCGGGAACTCGCCGAACTCCAGGTCCAGCACTTCCTTGAACAGCTTGCGGATCATGCTCTCGGTGAGGCCCATGATCTCGGCTTCGTTCAGGAAGCTGGTTTCGATGTCGATCTGGGTGAATTCCGGCTGACGGTCGGCACGCAGGTCCTCGTCACGGAAGCACTTGGCGATCTGGTAGTAGCGGTCGAAACCGGCCACCATCAGCAGCTGCTTGAACAGCTGCGGCGACTGCGGCAGGGCAAAGAAGCTGCCAGCGTGGGTACGGCTAGGTACCAGGTAGTCGCGCGCGCCTTCCGGAGTGGCACGGGTGAGGATCGGCGTCTCGACGTCGAGGAAGCCGTTCTCGTCGAGGAAGCGACGGATGCTGCTGGTGATGCGCGAACGCAGGCGCAGCTTGTCGGCCATTTCCGGACGACGCAGGTCGATGAAGCGGTAACGCAGGCGGGTTTCTTCGCCCACGTCGGAGTATTCGTTCAACGGGAACGGCGGGGTTTCCGCTTCGTTAAGCACGTTGAGCTGGTAGCCGAGGATCTCGATGGCGCCGGACGCCATGTTGGCGTTCACCGCACCTTCCGGACGCTTGCGCACCTTGCCGGTGATCTGCACGACGTACTCGCTGCGCACACGGTCGGCAGCGGCGAAGGTTTCGGCGCGATCCGGGTCGAACACGACCTGGGCCATGCCTTCGCGGTCACGGATATCGAGGAAGATCACCCCGCCGTGGTCGCGGCGACGATGGACCCAGCCGCAAAGGGTGACTTCCTGGCCGTCCAGGCTCTCGTTCAGTTGGCCGCAATAATGGCTGCGCATCATGATGGTGGTTTCGCTTCTCGTGATTCGTGTATTCGGTGGAGGCCTTGGCCGCCCAGAGGGCTAATACTGCAAGACCCGACTACTGCAATTCAACTCAGTCGGCCTTGTCGCCGCCTGCCAGATTCTTTTTTGCCCCGGTCTTGAAGTCGGTTTCGTACCAACCGTTACCGCTCAGGCGAAAGCCGGGTACCGACAGCAGCTTCTTCAACGCTGGCGCCTGGCACGCCGGGCAATCGGTCAGCGGCGCGGCGCTGATCTTCTGCAACACTTCCATCCGGTGATCGCAGGATGCACATTGATAGTCATACAGGGGCATGGGTGTCTCTCGTCAACCACAACGCAGGCTGCCGGGGCAGCAAAAAGCGGGATTATATATGGTTAACAGGCGCTGCGCAGCCCGCCCGGCGATCAGCGTACGTTGGGCGGCTCAAGCAGCCAGGCGACACAGATCACCCGAATCAGGCCACTGAAGTTCCTGACACCGCCCTGACGCAGGTGCACTTCGCGGTCAACGTACGACAGCACGGCACTCACCGAACAGCCATTGGCCTCGGCAATACGCTCAAGGATACGCCAGTAGACAGCCTCGAGGCGCAAGCAGGTGGAAAATCCGTTGAGCCGCACCGAACGTGATACCGGCCTGACCTGCAACATGTCGAAATCGGCCTTGAACGGGTCAACGCACTGCCTCCCCGGCCACCGCCCCTGATTACCCCCTCGCTTTATCACTTGCGTCACATCTTGCATCGGGCCACTCCACCGTCACGGGAACTCACCCGCAATGAAGCCCGTGACATCTGGCGCAGAGCAGCGGCAAGGGTTTCCCGTCAAAACGAAAAAGCCCGGCTGTGCATGACACAACCGGGCCTGGGTAACGCTCCGACGCAGAAAAGCGACTATTTGCCGTCCAACAAAACCCGCAGCATCCAGGCAGTTTTCTCGTGCACCTGCATGCGCTGGGTCAACAGATCGGCGGTTGGCTCGTCACTGACTTTGTCCACGACCGGGAAGATGCTGCGCGCTGTGCGCACCACCGCCTCCTGCCCCTGCACCAGCTGTCGGATCATCTCGTCCGCCGCAGGCACCCCTTCCTCCTCCTTGATCGAGGAATGTCGAGCATAAAAGGCATAGGAACCCGGCGCCGGGAAGCCCAAGGCGCGAATTCGCTCGGCGATCGAGTCGACGGCCAGCGCCAACTCGTTGTACTGCTCCTCGAACATCAGATGCAGGGTACGGAAGGACGGCCCAGTGACGTTCCAGTGAAAGTTATGGGTTTTCAGATACAACACGTAGGTATCGGACAACAGGCGGGAAAGCCCTTCGACGATGGATTTACGATCTTCTTCAGAGATACCGATATCGATTGCCATGAAGTTCCCCTTTCCATAATGGCTTGATGAACAAGCGGGCCCGACACACTGTACCAACACTTCGCACAACCCGCATGTGACGCACGGCAATGGATCGGTGGCAACCGCCCGCGGTTTGAGAAGCCCCCGCCTTTGCTGTTAAATAGGCACCGTGCCACCCGTGCGGACTGTCATTGCCGGGTGCATAGGCTGGCCTGCCACGTGTTCGCGCTTTACACCTCATGCGCACCGTGCCGCCAGCTCTTCCTGTGATCGGCCTTATCAACTGTGAGCCAAACCATGTTCAAGATCGTCCATCTGGTGACGGGCGTAGCGGCTTTGCTGCTGTCGCTCATACCCGGCCTGAAAACCGATGCAACACCTTTCCTGCAACAACCCGACGCTGTCTACCTCGCCCTGCTCGGCCTGCTCAACCTGCTGCTCGCCCCGGTCGTGCCGCTGTACTACCGAGGTGCTCGCCAGCAATTGCAACACCTGGCGTGCGCCCTGCTGGTGGTCGCCGTGGTCCTGCAGACCCTGACGCTGCTGGCACGCCCGGAAATGGGCAACCTGGCCGCCCTGGTCTGCGCGGCACTGGCCGTCGCCCTGCACCTGGCCGCCGGCTTCGCCCGCAGCGGCCGAAAAAGCCGCAACACCCAGCAAGCACCCCAGGATGGCGGCAAGCGCGATACCGGCACCGTCAAGTGGTTCAATACCTCGAAGGGGTTTGGCTTCATCTCCCGCGACTCGGGTGACGATATTTTCGTGCACTTTCGCGCCATTCGCGGCGAAGGCCACCGCATTCTGGTCGAAGGCCAGCGCGTGGAATTCTCGGTGATGCACCGCGACAAAGGCCTGCAGGCCGAAGATGTGGTCGCGGTCACCCGCCGCTGACCAAACACGGCCCTGGCGCAAGTCCAGGGCCGTTCTGCTTCAATAGTGTGGCGGCGGCGCTTCTTCACCTTCGCTGCCATACTGCCCGACCATTTCCTCGTAGCGCTTGAGCAGCTCGGCCATCTGCAATTGCAGGCGTTCGATCACCCGCCCCTGCTCGACCACCACATCATTCAGCGCCTGGATAGTGTCATCCTGGAAAGCCTGACGGGTTTCCAGTTCGATGATGCGCGACTCTGCCAACATGTCAGGCCTCCTGATATCGGTCATCGAGCCGTGCACGCAGGCGCTGACGAATGGCATCGAGTTGGTCGGGGGTGTACTCGAGCGCAGGCACCTTGCCCCACACTGGCGCTGGCCAGGCCGCATCGCCATGTTGACGCACGATGACATGCATGTGCAGCTGGCTGACCACGTTACCCAACGTGGCGACGTTCATCTTGTCGGCAGCGAACTCACCCTTGAGCATTTCGGCCAGATAGGTGGTTTCCGTCCACAGCTGGGCCTGGTCTTCCTGACTCAAATCGAACAGCTCGCTCACCCCTACGCGCCTGGGCACCAATATGAACCAGGGATAATTGGCATCCTTGCTCAGCAGCACGCGGGACAGTGGAAAGTCCCCCAGCACCAGGGAATCCTGCTGCAAACGCGAATCCAGGACGAACACGGCAAACCTCCTAAGAAAACAGCCCCGTCGAATGCGGGAAAACCTGCGCAAGGATACCCTGCTTCGCCCCTCACGACATGCAACAGCTTGAATCGCGCCCACTTTCAGCTCACGTGAACGCTGCCCTTGCACGCATGCGGTAACACCGCGCTACTTTTCGCACCAAAATGATGCCAAAAACGTGAATGCCACCACACTTCCCCCACGCAAACGACTCAACTTGAACAATTGCCGGTAACACATTGACTTTTCAGGCAGCTTTTAAAAAATAGCCAACGGCCTTTTGTGGCACACCATCAGACACTTTTCACCCCGTGTTTGCGGGGCTTTCCCTCCCCCGGCACGAGGTTTTGTGAAAAATTCATGAAACGTTGCGAATTTTGAGCACGGTTGTTGCATTCCTTTCACGCCAAGTCGGCACGACACCTGCATTGACCAGGTGGACGCGACAAATAACAACAGCGGCATTGGAGGCACCAGGGAGTTTCTCGGACCGGGCTTTCTTATTACAGATTGGTTACGGCGACAGGAACAGCGCTGGCGTTATACGCCTCACTTGGGGAGGCGTGATTTG includes:
- a CDS encoding cold-shock protein, yielding MFKIVHLVTGVAALLLSLIPGLKTDATPFLQQPDAVYLALLGLLNLLLAPVVPLYYRGARQQLQHLACALLVVAVVLQTLTLLARPEMGNLAALVCAALAVALHLAAGFARSGRKSRNTQQAPQDGGKRDTGTVKWFNTSKGFGFISRDSGDDIFVHFRAIRGEGHRILVEGQRVEFSVMHRDKGLQAEDVVAVTRR
- a CDS encoding Dps family protein, whose amino-acid sequence is MAIDIGISEEDRKSIVEGLSRLLSDTYVLYLKTHNFHWNVTGPSFRTLHLMFEEQYNELALAVDSIAERIRALGFPAPGSYAFYARHSSIKEEEGVPAADEMIRQLVQGQEAVVRTARSIFPVVDKVSDEPTADLLTQRMQVHEKTAWMLRVLLDGK
- a CDS encoding FmdB family zinc ribbon protein; the protein is MPLYDYQCASCDHRMEVLQKISAAPLTDCPACQAPALKKLLSVPGFRLSGNGWYETDFKTGAKKNLAGGDKAD
- the aspS gene encoding aspartate--tRNA ligase, which codes for MMRSHYCGQLNESLDGQEVTLCGWVHRRRDHGGVIFLDIRDREGMAQVVFDPDRAETFAAADRVRSEYVVQITGKVRKRPEGAVNANMASGAIEILGYQLNVLNEAETPPFPLNEYSDVGEETRLRYRFIDLRRPEMADKLRLRSRITSSIRRFLDENGFLDVETPILTRATPEGARDYLVPSRTHAGSFFALPQSPQLFKQLLMVAGFDRYYQIAKCFRDEDLRADRQPEFTQIDIETSFLNEAEIMGLTESMIRKLFKEVLDLEFGEFPHMTFEEAMRRYGSDKPDLRIPLELVDVADQLKDVDFKVFAGPANDPKCRVTALRLPGGASMPRSKIDEYTKFVGIYGAKGLAYIKVNERAKGVEGLQSPIVKNIPEANLNNILDRVGAVDGDIVFFGADKFKVVSEALGALRIRLGHDFELLTCEWAPMWVVDFPMFEENEDGSFTALHHPFTAPKCTPEELEANPATALSRAYDMVLNGTELGGGSIRIHRKEMQQAVFRLLGIEAAEQEEKFGFLLDALKFGAPPHGGLAFGLDRLVMLMTGAQSIREVIAFPKTQSAACVMTQAPGMVDAKALRELHIRLREQTKVE
- a CDS encoding ribbon-helix-helix domain-containing protein, with amino-acid sequence MTQVIKRGGNQGRWPGRQCVDPFKADFDMLQVRPVSRSVRLNGFSTCLRLEAVYWRILERIAEANGCSVSAVLSYVDREVHLRQGGVRNFSGLIRVICVAWLLEPPNVR
- a CDS encoding YebC/PmpR family DNA-binding transcriptional regulator, which produces MAGHSKWANIKHRKERQDAKRGKIFTKWIRELTVAAKQGGPDPASNPRLRLALDKALGANMSRDIIDRAVARGAGTNENDNVEELSYEGYGPGGVAIMVEAMTDNRNRTAAAVRHAFTKCGGNLGTDGSVAYLFERKGQISFAPGIDEDSLMEAAMEADADDVVANEDGSFDVFTSFNSFYAVRNALEEAGFKAADAEIVMQPTTSAELDQDGAEKVLKLIDMLEDLDDVQNVYSNAEISDEIMEKLG
- a CDS encoding HIT domain-containing protein, with amino-acid sequence MFVLDSRLQQDSLVLGDFPLSRVLLSKDANYPWFILVPRRVGVSELFDLSQEDQAQLWTETTYLAEMLKGEFAADKMNVATLGNVVSQLHMHVIVRQHGDAAWPAPVWGKVPALEYTPDQLDAIRQRLRARLDDRYQEA
- a CDS encoding SlyX family protein, coding for MLAESRIIELETRQAFQDDTIQALNDVVVEQGRVIERLQLQMAELLKRYEEMVGQYGSEGEEAPPPHY
- the ruvC gene encoding crossover junction endodeoxyribonuclease RuvC gives rise to the protein MTLILGIDPGSRITGYGVVRQTARGCEYVASGCIRTGSGELHERLQIVFRGVSEIISQHGPVTMGIERVFMARNADSALKLGQARGAAIVAAAEAGLEIAEYSATQVKQAVAGTGGANKEQVRMMVMHLLKLTQKPQIDASDALAIALCHAHTRSSLVPHGLATARRRGGRLRL